The sequence ctacattcttaggtttagaatagacttcctgaaccctattttttttcccccctttttttagtaagaagtaaatccagagccatattgataaatcttaagttgtcagcacacctattccgcatcattcatgataatccaaacatttgcgtaagcccccaagtgaaactcaacaattcacatcaaccactgaacttacccactcgtcaagacctgacatgtagaaaccttggaatcattttagttgatctcattcttagtatctgaggtgattttgttcaagagagggtaaattaccttggtactttattctgaaatgttttgtgcataaaaaacacatcaacattcttttggcgctagaaggagggttgAGCATTATCATATTGTGAGCAGCTAGACTGCAGATCCTATCAATTCAATCCGCAAGGAGTTATCCAGGACTTTTGTCCCTACTCCCGCGCTCAACATCCTTTTGCAGTCATTTGAAGATTATGTTCCGAATGGTGTTGCCTGAGGAAGAACTTATCCAAGGTGAGCAAAGAGATATCATTTCACAATTCAACACTCTTGCTTGGAGAAACCAAAGTATTCATGCTGAATTCAGACAAGTGAGAAAAGTGATAGACAAACAAGAGCAGTTGGGAAGCTTGCCTCTGATTATCATTGTTCCTGGAGTAGTTGATCGTGAGAACCAGTCTACCAATCAGCTTGGAAGAAATTGAACCGGTTGAAGATTTCAAGTTAGTATGAGATACCATGGTGCTACCTGATCCTAATAGAACGAATGAGcttgaattggatgaacttgagttCAAGCAACCAAACctgggagagaaagaaagattaTATCCAGTTTGAACAACTTTGCCTGGGAAGTGAAAACAAGTGCACCACAATACATTGGAGTTTCTCTtatcttggaagaagaagaagagatagctGAACGAATTGACAAACAAATTGAGGAGCAGATTGAAAGAGATTTACTTGCTCAAATATTACAACAAGTCAGGATTGATCCTAGATAGATCACATTGGATCGCATCAATTCCTTTTCACTGGAGAGACTTCAAAGAATTCTAAGATCCACTCCTAGAGATCGAAGACATTGCGAGTTGAGGACTCCTCGCAGATCCAAACTTGGAAGGCGGGAGGCTTCACCGAGTTCAGATATAGCAGATAGAGATAGATTATTCAATCCAATGGATGTGCTGAGAGAAGACAATACTTTTCCAGATCCTCCAGATCCAAATCAAGAGGAAGGTCAACAATTTCAACAAGAAGACCAAGAGATAGCCCAGAATCAAGGACCACCCCCTAACGGTGCTACCTGGTTGGTTACCAACTCGTCATCGCTCGCTTTCAATGACATTCATGAGATGCCGAAGAATCCGGAGAATTTCTATTCAAAGTACAATGCTAGCGACTCAAGCCGAACAGCgaaagatcacatcaagatgtttgaagaccatttgagaaaTAGACCAATTGAGTATGGAGACGTTGCTTGCAGGCTTTTTTCCTATTCCTTAGGAGAAGAAGCATATCATTGGTTCATCCATTTACCTGCAGGATccattacctcatgggaagaattaaaaGAGACATTCATTGGAAAGTTTGGAATCCAAATTTCCCCTTCGGAGTTGCATAGACAGTTTGTTGAATGTAAAAGACAAGAGAATGAACCTATCAATTCATTCAACAACCGATTCCAGAAAGCTTACACAAGGTTGCAGACTCCTTATCTTATTCCAGATGCTCGAGAGATATATTATCATGCTTTAGATCCACTTACAGCTATGTTTGTGCGAACTCCTCCCTCTCCAGCAAATTTGAATGAAGCATATGCGAAGGCAATAGAAGTTAGTAAAATATTACGTCAAAATCTTAGTGGACCTTTGCTCAATTTGGGTTCGCCCGCGACCgccaatcaaattcaaaatctaagCCAAGCTTTGGTGCATCAAACGCCGATGTATCCAATTGCTCAACCATCAAATCAGTTGGTACTCTATCCTGGAGCACCCATTTCTCAAGCTCTGCAAGCGCATCtagtgtacctgcaaaatgctgtGACATCCACGAGGACAtaggaggagaaagaagaaatgaaagagttAATAGATCAAGTAAAGAAATTATCTACAGAGGTTACTCATTTGAGGAACCAGAACAATCAACTCTATAGTATGCATAGAAATTATCAAGGTGgtaatcaaaacaacaatcaggGTTACCAAAGTAACAATCAGAATTATCAGAACAACAATCAGAATAACCAGGGATATCGTGGCaataatcaaaattatcaaaagAGAACGTGGAATACTGCGCCCAACAATGGAAATATGTCGTCACCCCTAGAGAATCCACCTGCTTCAGAAAGTCGACCGGCTGACAGAGTCTTCCTTGCGGAGGCTGCCTTATCAAATTGGTGCAGATTACACAACACTAGTCAGCATTCAGAGTTGCATTGTCTCGAATTCAAGGTCGCTGCTGATATTTTCCAGTAGGAAGTGCGAAATAATGAAGCTTCAGAAAGCATTCCAACGACGGGATATGAAATTATTCCAACTACAAGATATGACCAAGCATTAATCATTGAGGATTTCAAATTTCCTCCAGTTTATGAAGAAAGTTTAATGTGCGAACAAGGTGGaagatttcctccagaatcggcgAATGGACCTATGGTTCCACCTAATTCTCAGTTCCCACCTGCTTCAGCCAATGGCCCTATTGAAGATCCAGATTATTATTTCCCACCATTGAATAACAGTGTTTTAGTTGAAGGAATTAAAGAAGTGTTTCATCAATCGTCAGGAAACACTGGACCAAGAGTTTATCAAAGGAATCAGAGGAATCAAGAGACTTTAACTACTTCCGTTCCTCCGAACAATTTTGCTACACCACCAAATCGAATTGCTAGCAATACACCAAGCTATCCAAAAGATTCACCTGAATATAGATAGAAGAACATTTCCCCTCCAGGAGAAGAGTTGAAGCAGTTGAGTCTGTGTGTGTTAGAAGAATTCAAGAAAGTCAAGGTAAGCCTACCATTGTTCGAACTAATGAAGATACCTGATATCAGAGATACATTAATGAATGGACTAAATGAGAATACTGTCGGGAGAGCAACAGCTCAAACCAGTTCCAACATTCAGAGAGGTTCAAGTGTTCCTCAAGCGAGCATAAATGTGGTTCAAGATGAACCAAATATTCAACAGTCATCAGAAGAGGCATGTGTAGTTCAAGATTCATCTAATATGCCCAATAAAGAAGAATTAGTAAAGATGGCAAATGTGCCAAAGAAAGAAGATATGCTAGAAGGTAAAGCTTTTCTCTCAAGAGATAATGTAAAGAGAGTCAAGGATTCCCCAGTTGTGACTGAAAATCCTACCAAGGGTGAAGTCCCTCCTAAGAGTGAGATTGCTTCTATCGAGAGCACGGTTAAAAAAGATGAAGTTTCCAAAGAAAATGTGAAAAAGGAAGAAAGCTTGCAAGTCCATAGGGATAAGCCAATAGTGAACTATCAAGATGAGCCAGCCCCATTCTTGCTTTCAGTAAGGATTTTCGGCAAGCTATTGCATAATTGTCTGGTGGATTCCGGAGCTTCAAGTAATGTAATGCCAAAGGCTATATGCAAGAAATTGGGTCTCATTCCCATACAGACTAGTAAAAGAGTTACACAATTAGATAAGATAGAGCTACCTGTGATTGGAGAGTTAAACAATATTCATATGCAATTGGCTGCGGACCCAAGAGTCCAGCACTTCATAGATATATCAGTTGTGGACATTCCAGACGGATATGGcatgctcctgagtcgagattggtcaCGAAGATTGAATGGTTACTGTTGTTAATTAAGCCTACACCCTCTGCTAAAGCTGTGAACTTCAGctgcctattgaaacatgggaGCACTTCGAGGTTGTGGGTAACCTAAAGACTGAAGTggacctccagagtaagctggttcttttcaaaatcttcacctaaactaacaatttcttcagggaaaagagtgAGGAAGAAGACATAAAACCAGTCCATATTatttaacataataacaatatctaaATTACATATACAGAGAACATAACAAGTATTTAGATCATAGTCATATAGATGACAACTGTGGATGATGAGTCCAAGACATTCTTGATTCCAATCAAAACATTAACGAAGGATCGATCTATAATACCTTGCAACACTCAAGAAGAAATTTAGAATACCTTCCAAGTTCTAAAAGAGTATGCAAATCAAAGATCGGGATGATATCTAAATAATGTTCTAtattagatgactatttttagcaatGCAGTTTTGTACTTTGGCCTCAGCTCAATATTGGCAGTTGCCAGTAATTGAAGAAGGTATATTTTAATGGTTAaggtttatatttattttattaagatttggaTGACATGGAGAAGAGATATAAaatttttatcctaagtctatttggcaAAATATTTTACCTTCATAGTGGGACGCCAAAATGCAGTTTAATTTAATGGCAAGATCAATGATATTTTATAAAGCCTAATATTTATCAAAAGTGGCGACTAGGGGTGGAAAGGAGTTGGACACCAAATGCCAAGGAGATGCAATGAAAGTCATTTGAATTTGGGTGCCATTTGAGttggagttgaatttgaatttggtatgATGTGAGGCTATAAATAagggccttgggctctcattttctCATCCATGTTTATTTGCAAGGAAGTGTTGTCGAAACTCAGAGTGATTGCTTcgaggaatgcatacctcctagctgGTTCTTGGCTTCTTGTTTGAAAGATAGCTACTAGTTGAGATTGTGAAATAGTTCTTTACACTGAAGAACAGATGGAGTTCAATTATGTAGTAacatttgatgttttctgatgtgttTTGTGAGTTTTCAAGTTGCTGGTCGGTGGTAGAGCTGAAGTGGTTTTCTTATCATAAGTCTATGGGTGAATCTTTGTGGCTTCTAGGTATTCTCCCTTTATTTTCCTAGGCCTTAGGCGATTCTATATGCCGGTTTTTCACAGTTTAATTTGGAGATAtgaattttataatgcaaatcacCCTCATGCTCAAGCCGTACCATACTGGAGTTGCTTATAAATATGTGCATAAATGTTTTGAGTGAGTTTGCTTCTATTTGTCAATCTTAGTATGGTCGTTTACTTCGTAGAAATCATTTGCAATCAGTTTTGATCTTTCCGTTGAGTTTTGGAAGAGTTGTGTGCATTTTAGTGAGGTTTGAAGTTGTTGGTCTGTGTTCTACAGCTTGCTGGAAAAGTATATCAGATTATGGAATTTGGAGTGTGAGGTTGTTTTTGGGGATAGTTGGTCTTTGTAGCTTGTGGAGTGCATTAAACAATCATTTTGCAGTAGTGGACAGTGATATCTTTAATCTGAAAattcatgctatgtaatgtaaagttgattagtagtactaacagctatcttaTTTTGAATTGTATCACAagacccactgaataagtggaacaAGTTGGCTTTGCTGCCTATCTTATCTCATGTTTGTTggatgaaaattttgtacacttagggaaatatacaaaattgtggtttcaaccacagcacgtgagtaaaactctcctaattaagggaaggctccccctatctaactacaactttgaaaataaaataggatgggacaacaatctttcttcttctttcaagaaagacaatgtagtacccctactctaatcaatttctaatctcagtttaaccttggttagtttatcataatataatgattatagttagatgtttttattaagtgcatacctgttaatgtgggtTTTGCGCTATTTCGTATGCAAGTTGATTAGTTTTCATATTTCGTGTTACTatctcgggctaacgctttcattaaatttatatatgtatgcatctatgactcttggttgcaagagattacAGGTACAGTGCCGCATGGTTGCGAGGTTCGTCTCTGCCtaaatttgcaggtttgagtgtacctctttaatccttagagttggattaggttgTCGGGAGtttctcgtttgaccatagtcgtgctcaagtgagcatcgtcaatcgtcgtcggtattccctttggttgggttgcAGGTCGTCTGTCCGattgactttcttgggttgcgtgttttgtgtgcatggttaaattgagcaattagtccttagtatttaatttgattaaatatgtgtttgtgcattaaagattaatggactaaattaaacaaggtttgtttatgcgattatcgttaatttgaattgctcgatttaaattgggagcaagttcaattaaatggttaactTTGATGTTAgatttattatgtttatgcttatgaaaggaaagttttgaatttaattgcaatagaattaattgtattctgttggctatttaaattagaaaggttaatttcagttaattgagaaaatcaattttagattgaaaagcaagtttaatttgttgatatagttggtaaataatgatttttgggatttattttaaataaaaattttaattccaaaaataaattttggtcaaatctttcccattttaacctagacttttggaaaatatgggggattgatttttttgagaaaaatattttggaaaatatttttggatgaaaaatttgggggttttggaaggagaaggatttcttgagctgcaggttggggctctccattagatcctttccaggaatgcttattgaggtaggaatttgtttatcaatttggttatttgtttaaataaaaaaaaaaaatagacttgGATGTTCTTcatacaattttggtttcaaattctccattgattgcctcaagaTTAAGAATTATAGTGGAAATTAATTAAGATTGGCTGATTGCTTGTATCTTGTTTGAAAAATGAGTTTTCTTATGCCCAAAAAGTTTATTTATTTGGATGGTATTtccacaatttttttcaattttagaaaaccTTTTCTTGCCGAAAAAATTTTATTTTAAGTCTCATTATGAGACTGTCTTAAAATGGAGGTTTGTGTTttttaaaaagagaaaaatatataaaataaatataatatcaagAATTCGATTTTATTGTATTCGaaattgttttataaaaaaaaaaaaaaaaattaaaaatttatttgtttggggtttggagggcgggcaGCGGAGGCTCTACCCGCACCTCCTCCCCCCTGTGCATAGCGCGGCTCGCAGGGGCTGCGACCGCCGGCGGCCGCAGTTCATTGCGACCCCCGTAGTGGCCACAGTCCACTGCGACCCTCGTGGTGGCCGCAGGGAGCGGGGGCCGCAAGGCTACGACCGGCGGCGGCCGCAGTTCATTGGGACCCCCGCGATGACCGCAGTCCACTGTGACCCTCGTGGTGGCCGCAGGGAGCGGCGACCCTTGCGGTGGCCGTAGGGTCCCCTGTGTCCCCTGCAAGACCTGCGTCCACCGTGCATGGCCACCCAACCCCCGCGTGAGGGAGGTGGGCTCAGCCGCCCCCCTTATGTTATGTTTTTATAAaagttgtttttttttaatattttttttaatcaaaaaaaaatataatcataatttaatattattaaatgtaattttaattaagttttttaattatgattaaatattcattaagaaataaattatgattaatttattattaattatttttataatggAAAAtgtacattaattaatattcaaattctattctattattaatgaatattttcctaattaaatactTGAATTGTTAATATTGGTTTTTAATTactaatttgttatattttattaatcgcggattaataaagatatatatttattaatgcTTAATTTTGGTAATTTTCTATATATGCACAAGGAAATAATCTGTTAATTTGGGAATGGATTATCTATAATTGGTTCCCTTAaatatatatttccttgatctgtatagtgtaacttGGTTCTCGAAAAACgaatttggaggaattatttttgaaccagtatgtcaatgatgttttaattgaagattaaata is a genomic window of Cryptomeria japonica chromosome 7, Sugi_1.0, whole genome shotgun sequence containing:
- the LOC131059952 gene encoding uncharacterized protein LOC131059952, giving the protein MKELIDQVKKLSTEVTHLRNQNNQLYSMHRNYQGGNQNNNQGYQSNNQNYQNNNQNNQGYRGNNQNYQKRTWNTAPNNGNMSSPLENPPASESRPADRVFLAEAALSNWCRLHNTSQHSELHCLEFKVAADIFQ